One window of the Pyrinomonadaceae bacterium genome contains the following:
- the rpsT gene encoding 30S ribosomal protein S20 produces the protein MPNHKSAEKRVRQSERRRLINRSNRTRLRTAIKNLRTALSKDAGKAAPELLPKTVSEIDKAVQKGVLHRNAAARHKSRLTVRVNQTGK, from the coding sequence ATGCCTAATCATAAATCAGCAGAGAAACGGGTGCGACAGAGCGAGCGTCGGCGCCTGATAAATCGGAGCAATCGCACGAGATTACGCACTGCGATTAAGAACCTACGCACGGCTTTATCGAAAGACGCCGGCAAAGCTGCACCAGAGCTTTTGCCGAAAACAGTTTCAGAAATCGACAAGGCTGTGCAGAAGGGCGTGCTACATCGCAACGCCGCCGCGCGCCATAAGTCGCGCTTGACGGTCCGGGTCAACCAGACTGGCAAGTAA
- a CDS encoding glycosyltransferase, producing MDSSQKDQSAHQSGETAGLEENQTRDGHVREIAKLQAELKQAESTVAALTAELTARDVRVNAILGSRAWRYANRISRLKSLLWSPITDRLNALRGGQSNHPRSGGAKISLNDANSEAMPAAPRASAADDVICLSLVDWDSGVQRPQQIMSQFARNGHRVFCVRLDRVLRGDSAPRFLISKLQENVYDVVVAAIRPVRLNQEVVSGPNGEAITKSLADLRRAYEIDNAVAYVASPAWTDVAKQLKKSGVKIIYDCVDEWDGFPGFSNAISAAERRLAAECDLLIVSGERLHDKWRSLNCQPLLARNAVDPDFFRALHTPSNLLPRLAHPIVGYLGVLASWFDVDLMMELAQKRPGYQFVLVGSALDIDLRELRQLENVHVLGHQPYATMPQFLYHFDVCLIPFRLNKTTAAVDPIKVYEYLSCGKPVVSVALPELQPLKDLVYIATSAERFLEHLDIAIAEKDEKLVERRRAFAQQNTWSHRYETIMNGFRQTSPAPLD from the coding sequence ATGGACTCATCTCAGAAAGATCAAAGCGCCCATCAATCTGGTGAGACGGCTGGTTTGGAGGAGAATCAGACCCGGGATGGGCATGTGCGCGAAATCGCCAAACTCCAGGCGGAACTTAAACAAGCAGAGTCAACTGTTGCCGCGCTGACGGCCGAATTGACGGCGCGTGATGTTCGGGTTAATGCGATCCTCGGTTCGCGGGCGTGGCGTTATGCCAACCGCATCAGCCGCCTTAAGTCGCTCTTATGGTCGCCGATTACCGACCGGCTGAACGCACTTCGTGGCGGACAATCAAATCATCCGAGGTCAGGCGGCGCGAAGATTAGTCTCAACGATGCAAATTCGGAGGCAATGCCGGCAGCCCCACGAGCTAGCGCGGCAGACGATGTTATTTGTCTCTCGCTCGTTGATTGGGATAGTGGCGTGCAACGGCCGCAACAGATCATGTCCCAGTTCGCCCGTAATGGTCACCGCGTTTTTTGTGTCAGACTCGATCGCGTTTTGCGCGGGGACTCAGCGCCACGATTCTTGATCAGTAAACTGCAGGAGAATGTTTACGACGTGGTGGTAGCGGCCATCCGTCCGGTTCGACTCAATCAGGAGGTTGTGAGTGGACCCAACGGCGAGGCTATCACTAAGTCGCTTGCCGATCTGCGCCGAGCTTATGAGATCGACAACGCCGTGGCTTACGTGGCGTCGCCCGCCTGGACGGATGTAGCAAAGCAGTTAAAGAAATCCGGGGTGAAAATCATCTACGACTGCGTTGACGAGTGGGATGGATTTCCCGGCTTCAGCAATGCCATCAGCGCCGCTGAACGCCGCTTGGCAGCTGAGTGCGATCTCTTGATAGTTAGCGGTGAGCGTCTTCATGACAAGTGGCGGTCCCTCAACTGCCAACCATTATTAGCGCGCAACGCCGTTGACCCCGACTTTTTTCGCGCTCTACACACGCCAAGTAACCTATTGCCTCGGCTGGCCCACCCGATCGTGGGATACCTCGGCGTCCTTGCAAGTTGGTTCGATGTCGACCTGATGATGGAGTTGGCACAGAAGCGTCCCGGTTATCAGTTTGTGCTGGTGGGTAGCGCTCTCGACATCGATCTGCGCGAATTGCGGCAACTCGAGAATGTTCATGTGCTCGGGCACCAGCCTTATGCGACGATGCCGCAGTTCCTTTATCACTTCGACGTCTGTCTGATTCCGTTCCGATTGAACAAGACCACGGCGGCCGTCGATCCGATCAAAGTTTATGAGTACTTGAGTTGTGGTAAGCCGGTTGTCTCAGTAGCGCTGCCCGAACTCCAGCCCTTGAAAGATCTCGTTTATATCGCAACCAGCGCGGAACGATTTCTCGAGCACCTCGACATCGCGATTGCCGAAAAGGACGAGAAACTGGTGGAGCGCCGGCGGGCTTTCGCACAGCAAAACACCTGGTCACACCGTTACGAAACGATCATGAACGGCTTCCGGCAGACATCACCTGCGCCGTTGGATTAG
- a CDS encoding M48 family metallopeptidase has translation MNRRTQRITTKFSVWLLAVAIVATPIAALGQTQIKLHSNKYSVADDVKVGRQAAAEVEQKFPLLRDSEVQRYVETVGQDLVAAIPPEFQHAEFRYFFKVVNARDINAFALPGGPMYVNRGMIQAARTEGQMAGVMAHEISHVALRHGTAQATKAQKYALGAGIAGILGSILGGPAIGQIAQGTIGVYFLKFSREYETEADILGARILANAGYDPRELAAMFQTIERAGGGSSGGFFSSHPSPANRYARINQEAQYLQIRNTRRDNRDFLAINERLRSFGSAPTLAEIERSGQRYPNQGEGYPTGESTGYPNAPTGRVEYPSSRYRSYSIGVAQVSVPENWRQVSDSSSSVWFAPNGAVGSVNGQPVFTHGVNVGVAQTNSRNLQQATNEFLRSLQQGNPNLRSRSGLQRSTIDGRTALTVSLSNVNEGTGRPEVVNVITTQLRSGELLFLIAVAPNDEYSNYQGVFQNVLRSLRLSA, from the coding sequence ATGAATCGAAGAACGCAACGCATCACCACTAAATTTTCCGTCTGGCTGCTGGCTGTAGCCATAGTCGCTACGCCAATCGCGGCTCTGGGGCAAACCCAAATAAAGTTACACAGCAACAAGTACAGTGTTGCCGACGACGTGAAAGTGGGCCGGCAGGCCGCCGCGGAAGTCGAGCAAAAGTTTCCACTCTTGCGCGACTCGGAAGTGCAACGCTACGTTGAAACGGTTGGCCAGGACCTAGTTGCCGCCATTCCACCTGAGTTTCAGCATGCGGAATTTCGTTACTTCTTTAAGGTGGTGAATGCGCGCGACATCAACGCGTTTGCGTTGCCCGGCGGACCGATGTACGTGAACCGCGGAATGATCCAGGCAGCACGCACGGAAGGCCAGATGGCCGGAGTGATGGCTCACGAAATCAGCCACGTGGCGCTGCGGCATGGAACGGCCCAGGCGACCAAAGCCCAGAAGTACGCTCTTGGCGCAGGCATCGCGGGAATTTTGGGCAGCATCCTCGGTGGCCCGGCCATCGGACAAATTGCGCAGGGTACGATCGGAGTGTACTTCCTGAAGTTCAGTCGCGAATACGAAACTGAAGCGGACATTCTCGGCGCGCGCATCCTGGCAAACGCTGGATACGATCCGCGTGAACTCGCTGCCATGTTCCAGACCATCGAACGCGCGGGTGGCGGCAGTAGCGGCGGGTTTTTTAGTAGCCACCCGAGTCCGGCGAACCGCTACGCGCGTATCAATCAGGAAGCGCAGTACCTCCAAATAAGGAACACGCGTCGCGACAACCGCGACTTTCTGGCCATTAACGAGCGACTGCGGAGTTTTGGATCCGCGCCAACATTGGCTGAGATCGAGCGGAGTGGTCAACGCTATCCGAACCAGGGCGAGGGTTACCCAACCGGCGAGAGCACGGGTTATCCAAATGCGCCGACAGGCCGGGTTGAGTATCCATCGTCACGTTATCGAAGCTACTCGATCGGTGTTGCGCAAGTGAGCGTGCCTGAGAACTGGCGGCAAGTCTCTGACAGCAGTTCGTCAGTTTGGTTCGCGCCCAACGGCGCAGTCGGTTCGGTAAACGGCCAGCCCGTCTTTACCCACGGTGTGAATGTCGGTGTGGCCCAAACCAACAGCCGAAACTTGCAGCAGGCGACAAATGAATTTCTCAGGAGCCTGCAGCAGGGGAATCCCAATTTGCGTTCGCGTAGTGGTCTACAGCGCAGTACGATTGATGGTCGAACGGCTCTGACGGTTAGCTTAAGCAACGTCAACGAGGGGACTGGACGTCCGGAGGTCGTGAATGTGATTACGACTCAACTCCGCAGCGGTGAATTGCTGTTCCTGATCGCAGTGGCGCCTAACGATGAGTACTCAAACTATCAGGGCGTCTTTCAGAATGTTCTGCGGTCCTTGCGGTTGAGTGCCTAA
- a CDS encoding zf-TFIIB domain-containing protein, with protein sequence MLAITLGASAMRECGSCGGLWLEVAAFEKICADREHQSSVLGMPSPVVEHQIHPAKEIRVRYIPCPQCRQLMNRMNFARCSGVIVDICRGHGIWFDRDELRSIIEFIRAGGLELARNKEKRQIAFEREQLRRDQSLSNAGIRANYSDAELLDGFSASRGMLKFLIE encoded by the coding sequence ATGCTGGCGATCACACTCGGCGCGTCGGCGATGCGCGAATGCGGAAGCTGTGGCGGCTTGTGGCTCGAGGTTGCTGCCTTCGAAAAGATTTGCGCCGATCGCGAGCATCAGTCGAGCGTGCTTGGTATGCCATCCCCGGTAGTCGAACATCAAATCCATCCTGCTAAAGAAATCAGAGTTCGTTACATTCCTTGTCCGCAGTGTCGCCAGTTAATGAACCGGATGAACTTTGCGCGGTGTTCCGGAGTCATCGTCGATATCTGCCGTGGGCACGGAATCTGGTTTGATCGCGACGAGTTGCGCAGCATAATCGAATTCATTCGCGCCGGCGGGCTCGAACTGGCGCGGAACAAAGAGAAGCGCCAGATTGCATTTGAGCGAGAACAGCTTCGACGCGATCAATCCCTCAGCAATGCTGGAATCCGGGCCAACTATTCCGACGCCGAACTGCTCGACGGATTTTCTGCGAGCCGGGGCATGCTCAAATTCTTAATTGAATGA
- a CDS encoding glycosyltransferase family 2 protein, whose translation MARASVIIATRNRPHLVTRAVQSAALSGSDLEIVVVDDGSSEETGRLCRDLRGVKYVRLEKNIGTGGARNAGIRAATSDYLSFLDDDDVRLAQTLDRQIEILDHEPAVALVYGQALVDSDGTVQNGKPYPAACPQGDVFLELLTQNFIPSGSVLFRRSCLDTSGLLNEKISGIEDWDLWVRIAEHHPVRALDAPVMVWRRSQPGSAQLTSRADRVVALSVQQFQRWMDLPRAAAASSEVRRQVWEKFCVNMAEHLIYESIRALGHRQIRRPAAYLSLLPRLESWTLVRVASQRLRRTQSTSLERSSIVSDQVTNDPRS comes from the coding sequence ATGGCGAGGGCCTCCGTCATCATCGCGACGCGAAACCGGCCCCACTTGGTTACGCGCGCGGTTCAAAGCGCAGCGCTGTCAGGCAGCGACTTGGAAATCGTTGTCGTCGATGATGGTTCCAGCGAAGAGACGGGTCGACTCTGTCGAGATCTGAGAGGCGTCAAGTATGTGCGGCTCGAAAAGAATATCGGTACCGGCGGGGCGCGTAACGCCGGTATCCGGGCGGCTACTAGCGATTACCTAAGCTTCCTTGACGATGATGACGTCAGGCTTGCCCAAACATTGGATCGACAGATTGAGATTCTTGACCATGAGCCGGCCGTCGCTCTTGTTTACGGGCAGGCTTTAGTTGATTCCGACGGGACCGTACAGAACGGTAAACCCTACCCGGCTGCTTGTCCTCAGGGAGATGTTTTTCTAGAACTGCTGACACAAAACTTTATTCCATCGGGTAGTGTTCTTTTCCGGCGTTCTTGTCTAGACACCAGTGGGCTGCTTAACGAGAAGATTTCCGGAATCGAAGACTGGGACTTGTGGGTTCGCATTGCGGAACATCATCCTGTGCGAGCCCTGGACGCGCCGGTGATGGTGTGGCGACGATCCCAACCCGGATCGGCGCAACTCACTTCACGCGCCGATCGCGTCGTCGCTCTTTCAGTACAGCAGTTTCAGCGTTGGATGGATTTGCCGCGGGCGGCAGCGGCGTCCAGCGAGGTGCGGCGGCAAGTGTGGGAAAAATTCTGTGTGAACATGGCGGAACATTTGATTTATGAATCAATACGCGCTTTGGGACACCGGCAGATCCGCCGACCTGCCGCTTATCTCTCCCTTCTGCCGCGCCTGGAATCATGGACGCTTGTGCGAGTCGCCAGTCAGAGGCTGCGGCGAACTCAATCGACATCGCTTGAGCGATCGTCCATCGTGTCAGACCAGGTGACGAATGATCCTCGAAGTTGA
- a CDS encoding zinc-binding dehydrogenase translates to MKAVIFEQHGGPEVLKLAQVPDPQIKASEVLVEVRACALNHLDVWVRNGLPGIKLPLPHVLGNDVAGVVREVGELVTWVNAGDEVMLQPGVSCGHCAECLAGRDNMCDEYDIIGSGRDGGYAELIAVPGVNVIPKPQNLTWEEAAALPLVTLTAWHMLVARADVQPGEDVLVHAAGSGVGSVGIQIAKLLGARVITTASSVEKRAKARELGADETIDYTPEDWPKQVKRLTNGRGVDVVFEHTGAATWPGSILSLKRGGRLVTCGATSGFDAKTDLRHVFYRHLTILGSMMGSKADLLAAMKFIESGQIRAVVDQILPLSEARKAHELMEERAQFGKLVLAIDPFNH, encoded by the coding sequence ATGAAAGCCGTCATCTTCGAACAGCACGGTGGGCCTGAGGTACTCAAGCTGGCCCAAGTTCCCGATCCGCAGATCAAAGCGAGTGAAGTTCTGGTCGAAGTCCGCGCTTGTGCGCTTAATCATCTGGACGTCTGGGTGCGGAACGGCTTGCCAGGTATCAAGCTTCCACTGCCGCACGTCCTTGGCAACGATGTCGCCGGGGTCGTACGCGAAGTTGGCGAACTCGTCACGTGGGTGAACGCCGGCGATGAAGTTATGTTGCAGCCCGGCGTCTCCTGTGGCCATTGCGCCGAATGTCTCGCCGGTCGCGACAACATGTGCGATGAATACGACATCATCGGCAGCGGGCGCGACGGCGGTTATGCCGAGTTAATTGCCGTGCCGGGAGTCAACGTAATTCCCAAACCGCAGAACCTGACGTGGGAAGAAGCCGCCGCGCTTCCGCTGGTGACTTTGACGGCGTGGCACATGCTCGTGGCGCGCGCCGATGTCCAGCCGGGCGAAGATGTTTTGGTGCACGCGGCGGGCAGCGGCGTCGGCTCTGTGGGGATTCAGATTGCGAAACTTCTCGGCGCGCGCGTGATCACGACCGCCAGTTCGGTCGAGAAACGTGCGAAGGCGCGCGAGCTCGGCGCCGATGAAACGATCGATTACACACCGGAGGATTGGCCGAAACAAGTGAAACGACTGACAAACGGCCGCGGCGTCGATGTTGTCTTTGAGCATACTGGTGCGGCCACGTGGCCGGGTTCGATTCTGTCTTTGAAGAGAGGCGGAAGGCTGGTGACTTGCGGCGCGACCAGTGGTTTCGACGCGAAAACGGATCTGCGCCACGTGTTCTATCGTCACTTAACGATTCTCGGATCGATGATGGGTTCGAAAGCTGACTTACTGGCGGCGATGAAGTTTATTGAGTCAGGGCAAATTCGGGCGGTTGTCGATCAGATTCTGCCTTTGTCCGAAGCGCGCAAAGCTCACGAGTTGATGGAAGAGCGTGCGCAATTTGGAAAGCTGGTGTTAGCGATTGATCCATTCAATCATTGA
- a CDS encoding glycosyltransferase, producing the protein MRILLCKGQIFGPISGSDETLVTYASQLRKAGHDVSVLLMYLHAEEDQYYQRLLESDIPVNWLASNLAHTSLGAGRKVAYKIFETFPTTRRFIRHRLLRVVTGLARRNYRACREFMERHRPDVVHVMTPDPSAMVMIEAGHDAGVPVIYQELGIPYHPPDFEAYYKQFASVLPLCAEVSALSPRLIEHCQKALPIAKRLSILPIMSSEVTNGAKPRSPAADRITLGFAARIEDLKGPAVLIEAFATAYKSSSLLALNVAGDGSLRQTIAARAKALNVASRYRYHGVYTHPEECRAFMESLDIFVMPSFSEGTPNSIVEAMACGKPIIASDVGGVADMLGTEAGILVPPGDTSALADAMLKLAGDADRRTRMGVAAQRRYQELFAPGVVLPLLVETYSRVAGNGHLAATQVNQSHPWTCWRPVAPRD; encoded by the coding sequence ATGCGTATTCTTCTTTGTAAGGGACAGATTTTTGGGCCCATCAGCGGCTCAGACGAGACGTTGGTCACCTATGCATCGCAGTTACGCAAAGCCGGCCACGATGTTTCGGTGCTCTTGATGTATCTCCACGCGGAGGAAGATCAATATTACCAGCGCCTGCTTGAGTCGGACATTCCAGTGAATTGGCTGGCGTCGAATCTGGCACATACATCGCTCGGCGCGGGCCGAAAAGTCGCCTACAAGATTTTCGAAACGTTTCCCACGACGCGCCGGTTCATTCGTCATCGGTTATTACGCGTCGTCACCGGTCTGGCGCGTCGTAACTACCGGGCGTGTCGCGAGTTTATGGAACGCCACCGGCCCGACGTTGTTCACGTGATGACGCCCGATCCCAGTGCGATGGTGATGATTGAGGCCGGTCACGACGCTGGGGTGCCGGTCATTTATCAGGAGTTGGGGATTCCGTACCACCCCCCGGACTTTGAAGCCTATTACAAGCAGTTTGCATCGGTGCTGCCTCTTTGCGCCGAGGTCTCAGCTTTGTCGCCGAGACTGATCGAGCATTGCCAAAAAGCCCTGCCCATCGCTAAACGGTTGTCGATCCTGCCAATCATGTCCAGCGAAGTCACTAACGGTGCGAAGCCCCGCAGTCCGGCGGCCGATAGAATCACGCTGGGTTTCGCTGCGAGAATCGAGGATCTAAAAGGTCCCGCGGTCTTGATCGAAGCATTCGCAACGGCATATAAGTCTTCCAGTCTTCTGGCGCTTAACGTCGCCGGCGACGGCTCATTGCGACAGACAATCGCGGCGCGGGCCAAGGCCCTCAATGTTGCAAGCCGATATCGCTATCACGGCGTTTACACCCACCCGGAAGAGTGCCGCGCGTTTATGGAGAGTCTCGACATCTTCGTTATGCCGTCATTCAGCGAGGGCACGCCCAACAGCATTGTCGAGGCGATGGCGTGCGGGAAACCCATCATTGCGTCGGACGTCGGCGGGGTCGCGGATATGCTTGGCACCGAGGCCGGCATTCTGGTGCCTCCAGGTGATACGTCGGCGTTGGCCGACGCCATGCTTAAGCTCGCCGGTGATGCCGATCGACGAACTAGAATGGGAGTGGCCGCTCAACGACGGTATCAGGAACTATTCGCGCCTGGCGTTGTACTTCCACTCCTGGTCGAAACCTATAGCCGGGTCGCCGGCAACGGCCATCTTGCTGCGACTCAAGTCAATCAGTCACACCCTTGGACATGCTGGCGCCCGGTCGCGCCGCGCGACTGA
- a CDS encoding PEP-CTERM sorting domain-containing protein has product MTTTFHRIFRGVAFSMAMLVIVGASHTAARADEVTVSGSTTGAITAPNVLFTGSEFFTGTTALGLGSLSGVNSLGSFFVNTGQLSATGGLFQLNITFTTPTGILGGQGATYVATIVGSISPNIDQGGVHVDFLNPTQTFTFNDGVNTGSFSLTVADLFVQSGRSALLTAGITGQQAPAVPEPATLLLLGSGITGIAVKLRRRRKAKLAAETAEV; this is encoded by the coding sequence ATGACAACCACTTTTCATCGAATTTTTCGAGGCGTTGCCTTCAGCATGGCGATGCTGGTCATCGTCGGAGCAAGCCACACAGCGGCGCGAGCGGATGAAGTCACGGTTTCAGGTTCTACGACAGGCGCGATAACGGCGCCGAACGTGCTGTTTACCGGCAGTGAGTTCTTTACGGGGACGACAGCCTTAGGCCTTGGGTCTCTGAGCGGGGTCAATAGCCTCGGGTCCTTCTTTGTGAACACTGGTCAGCTTTCAGCGACCGGTGGACTATTCCAGTTGAACATCACCTTCACCACGCCAACGGGAATTCTTGGTGGTCAGGGAGCGACGTACGTCGCGACGATCGTAGGCAGCATATCGCCGAATATCGATCAGGGCGGCGTGCATGTTGACTTCCTGAATCCGACGCAGACCTTCACGTTCAACGACGGCGTTAACACCGGCAGCTTTTCATTGACGGTGGCCGATCTGTTTGTCCAATCCGGGCGCAGTGCCCTTCTGACGGCGGGAATCACCGGCCAACAGGCGCCGGCAGTTCCGGAGCCGGCCACGCTGCTGTTGCTGGGAAGCGGAATTACGGGAATCGCGGTCAAACTTCGCCGCCGTAGAAAAGCGAAGCTCGCCGCTGAAACAGCTGAAGTTTGA